Below is a window of Populus alba chromosome 2, ASM523922v2, whole genome shotgun sequence DNA.
GTCATCTAAATGTATGcaaaaaatttccttttatgattgatcgaaaacaaaaaactttagtCTTAGAACCTAAGCCTATAATAAAAGGGGGTAATGATAGAGAGGAAAATCTGGTGACTGTTAAGGCAGTGGGTTATAGCTATGAAGAGTGTAGGCAAGCCCTAGGAAAAATGATTATACTTGATGAGCTACCATTTAACTTTGTTGAAAACCaaggatttaaatcattttgtcaAGTAATGCAACCTAGATTTGATGTTCCTTCTCGTTTGACGATTTGgagagattgtttgaaaatttatgtagttgagaaagaaaaattaaagaaagctctTAAGGATCAACGTGTATGTTTAACAACCGATACTTggacatcaatccaaaatattaattatatgtgtttgactGCCCATTGGATTGATGAAGGTTGGAACttgaataaaagaattttaaatttttgtcaagtttctaATCATAAAGGTGAAACGATTGGCCAAGCAATTGAGAGTTGTTGTTGGAATGGGGAATTGATAACATTTTAACAGTTACAGTAGATAATGcaagttcaaataatttgacaataaaatatttgaagagaGTAACAAGTAATTGGgcaactaatatattgtcaaatgactTTATGCATGTTAGATGTTGTGCACATATTGTTAATCTTATTGTATGTGCGGGATTGAAAGATATTGATGATTCAGTTGTTAAGATTAGGAATGCAGTGAGGTTTGTTAGATCTTCTCCTTCTAGACAACTTGTTTTTAACCAATGTGCCGAGAGGTTGAAAATTGGGAGTAAAAAATCTGTTTGCTTGGATGTTGCAACTAGATGGAACTCTACATATATGATGCTAGATGCGGCTGCTaaatttgatgttgtttttatgAGGTTAGAAGAAACAGATCCCAGGTATTTGAGTTACTTTGAGGttaattcaaaaggaaaacaaaaaaacttaggtcCTCCTGCATTAGAAGATTGGGAAAAGGCTAAATCTTTTGTCAAGTTCTTGAAACTATTTTACATGgttacattgaaattttctggctcGTTGTATGTGACATCTAATTCTTTCTTTCATGAATTGATTTCCATGCATACAAGCATATCTCACCTTTGTAGAAGTGAAGATGTTTATGTAAGTAAAATGGCCACGAATATGATggtaaagtataaaaaatattgggggGATCAAGATACACAAAACTTTTTGTTATATGTGGCTGTTGTGTTAGATCCACGTTTCAAATTGAAGTATgtgagattttgttttggaagatTGTATGATGTTGAAGAGGCtgataattttacaattaaggTTAAAGATACTTTGCTAAGGTTGTTTGAGCATTATATGAATGTTGATGAGAATGTTGAGGTGGTTGATAGTGTTGTAACTagtataaatgaaaatgttaatgttGATTTAATGGCGGTAAATGATGATATGTTGGATGACTTGGCTTCTGAATTCATAAAACATTTAGAGGAAGAAGGGggtgcccaaaaaaaaaatgaggttgagAGGTATTTGAGTGATGATTGTGAGAatcctaataattttaaattagatattttgggtTGGTGGAGATGTAATGCTACAAAATACAAGATTCTTTCTAAGGTAGCACAACATGTGTTAGCTATTCCAGTATCTACAGTTGTTTCTGAAGCAGCTTTCAGTACTGGTGGTCGTATTTTAGATCCATTTCGAAGCTCTTTATCTCCATCAACAGTGCAAGCATTGgtttgttgtcaaaattggttgAGTTTAGCATCAATTCCAATCAACATCGGAAACTACatggattatattgaaaattctgAGATAATTGAATCAGGtaatttcttttacaaatttaaatgtagttattttataatatcatttatttacatatgtttaatctaacattttaatttttgtttttgtagaatttggtgaaagtttaaaaatctcaactgaTTATTTGTAAGTTATATTGATGATGTTGGTGCAATCTtggaatataattgttttgggtaattaatttactttgccttattaattccttttaaaattttgcatttctaatttttttaattgtcaaaaaataatatgttgctaatttgctagtgtttttttatagcattatcCTTGCTGGATCTTTTGGCTTTTGCTGTTGCTGGAAGTTTTGGATGCTGCTGTAGTGCTGGTgtcggatttttttttcaacttatgcagaatgtttttgataatttattactaGTTGCTATTTgctaatgtaaatttttttttagtgtgaacacctcttttaatttgaggtgtccaaatttgatcatgcatcttgcatattgcattgatttgatttttcatagcatatttctttgtatattaaaaatagtaagatAAAACATATCAGATTTATTGTTACTATAAGCAATTaagcatttcaaaaaaattcaatattttaatttcattagaaagcttataacaaaattaatcaaattataacattttaaagagttttgattaaaaagcctataaatttagcccaacaagaaaatttaacagcccaatttaatttaagcccattaaaaaaaagtaaaaaagcccattaatttaatgattaggtttcccggttttttAGCTGCAAA
It encodes the following:
- the LOC118042205 gene encoding zinc finger BED domain-containing protein RICESLEEPER 2-like isoform X2 translates to MHVRCCAHIVNLIVCAGLKDIDDSVVKIRNAVRFVRSSPSRQLVFNQCAERLKIGSKKSVCLDVATRWNSTYMMLDAAAKFDVVFMRLEETDPRYLSYFEVNSKGKQKNLGPPALEDWEKAKSFVKFLKLFYMVTLKFSGSLYVTSNSFFHELISMHTSISHLCRSEDVYVSKMATNMMVKYKKYWGDQDTQNFLLYVAVVLDPRFKLKYVRFCFGRLYDVEEADNFTIKVKDTLLRLFEHYMNVDENVEVVDSVVTSINENVNVDLMAVNDDMLDDLASEFIKHLEEEGGAQKKNEVERYLSDDCENPNNFKLDILGWWRCNATKYKILSKVAQHVLAIPVSTVVSEAAFSTGGRILDPFRSSLSPSTVQALVCCQNWLSLASIPINIGNYMDYIENSEIIESEFGESLKISTDYFIILAGSFGFCCCWKFWMLL
- the LOC118042205 gene encoding zinc finger BED domain-containing protein RICESLEEPER 2-like isoform X1, with the protein product MHVRCCAHIVNLIVCAGLKDIDDSVVKIRNAVRFVRSSPSRQLVFNQCAERLKIGSKKSVCLDVATRWNSTYMMLDAAAKFDVVFMRLEETDPRYLSYFEVNSKGKQKNLGPPALEDWEKAKSFVKFLKLFYMVTLKFSGSLYVTSNSFFHELISMHTSISHLCRSEDVYVSKMATNMMVKYKKYWGDQDTQNFLLYVAVVLDPRFKLKYVRFCFGRLYDVEEADNFTIKVKDTLLRLFEHYMNVDENVEVVDSVVTSINENVNVDLMAVNDDMLDDLASEFIKHLEEEGGAQKKNEVERYLSDDCENPNNFKLDILGWWRCNATKYKILSKVAQHVLAIPVSTVVSEAAFSTGGRILDPFRSSLSPSTVQALVCCQNWLSLASIPINIGNYMDYIENSEIIESEFGESLKISTDYL